The genome window AACCGTTCCAGGTTCACGATCTGCAGATACTCGTGGCCACGGAACCAGTTCTGCCATTTTTTGGTGTCCTGAAACGAATCCGTCTTCTTCCACATCAGTTGCAATTGATGATCGGTGATGGTTCCGTTTTCGTTATCGACAAAACGCGGTTGTTCGGTCATGATGCGCTGCTTTCAGTTTCCGGGTTAGCGATACTGGTTCATGACCAGAAGTTTGATTTCCGTCATCTCTTCGATGGTGTACCTCAGGCCTTCGCGGCCAAAACCGGAGTCCTTGACGCCGCCGTAAGGCATGTTGTCCACGCGGAATGTGGGAACATCGTTGAGCACCACGCCACCGACCTCCAACTGGTGGAAGGCTTGCATGGACTTGTCCAGCTGGTTGGTGAAGAGGCCCGCCTGCAATCCGAAATCGGAATCGTTGAGGGTGTCAAGCGCTCCCTGAAAATCGGAATACGGCTCGACCACCAACAGCGGGCCAAAGGCCTCCTCACACACGATTTTCTGTTTGCGTCCCACATTGGTGAGGATGGTGGGTTCGAAGAACGAGCCGTCACGTTTGCCGCCGATGACGAGTCTCGCCCCGCCGTCCAGGGCTTCCTGCACCCAGGATTCGATGCGTTCGGAGTTGCCGGTATCGATCATGGGACCGAAGGTGGTGGACTCGTCCAGCGGGTCGCCTTTTTTGAGCTTGGCGGTTTCCGCCGTCAGTTTGCTCACAAATTGATCGAACACCGATTCGTGAATGTACGTGCGCTGCACGGAAATGCACACCTGCCCGGAGAATGAAAAGGCGCCGAAGCAGACGCGCTGGGCCGCGAAGTCCAGATCGGCATCGGGTTCGACGATGACGCCGGCGTTGCCACCCAGTTCCAGGATGACCCGTTTTTTCCCGGCGCGCTTCTTGATGTCCCATCCGATTGGAGGACTGCCGGTGAAAGATACCAACTGAAGACGCGGGTCCTCGACCAGCGCCGTGGCGTCGCGGCTCTTGCAGGGCAGTACGCTGAAAATGCCTTCGGGCGCGTCACTTTCCATGATGACTTCACCCAGCAAGAGGGCGGTGAGCGGGGTGGAGGACGCCGGTTTGAGCACGATGGGATTGCCCACCGCCAGGGCCGGGGCCACCTTGTGCGACACCAGGTTCAAAGGGAAGTTGAACGGCGAGATGCCGGAGATGGCGCCTATCGGGAACCGCCGGGTGAGGCCGGTTTTGTTTTTGGCCGGTTCGGTGATATCGAGGTTGAGCGTTTCACCCTGAATCCGGCTGGCTTCTTCCGCTGCCACCTGGAATGTGGAGATGGACCGTTCCACTTCGGCGCGGGAATAGATCAACGGCTTGCCGGATTCCCGGGCCAGAGTTTGCGAAAACTCTTCCTTGCGTTTTTCGATGCCATCGGCGACCTGCTGGCAGATATTCCGCCTCATGTAAGAGGGCAGGTTGCGCGTGGTCTTGAATGTTTCCACCGCCAACGCGATGGCCTGATCGATTTCTTTCTCCGAAGCCAGAGACACTTCGGCAAAAGGTTCCTGCGTATAGGGATTGATGACG of Nitrospina watsonii contains these proteins:
- a CDS encoding aldehyde dehydrogenase family protein, which encodes MTKKHDFLIGKKWTGSAEAIPVINPYTQEPFAEVSLASEKEIDQAIALAVETFKTTRNLPSYMRRNICQQVADGIEKRKEEFSQTLARESGKPLIYSRAEVERSISTFQVAAEEASRIQGETLNLDITEPAKNKTGLTRRFPIGAISGISPFNFPLNLVSHKVAPALAVGNPIVLKPASSTPLTALLLGEVIMESDAPEGIFSVLPCKSRDATALVEDPRLQLVSFTGSPPIGWDIKKRAGKKRVILELGGNAGVIVEPDADLDFAAQRVCFGAFSFSGQVCISVQRTYIHESVFDQFVSKLTAETAKLKKGDPLDESTTFGPMIDTGNSERIESWVQEALDGGARLVIGGKRDGSFFEPTILTNVGRKQKIVCEEAFGPLLVVEPYSDFQGALDTLNDSDFGLQAGLFTNQLDKSMQAFHQLEVGGVVLNDVPTFRVDNMPYGGVKDSGFGREGLRYTIEEMTEIKLLVMNQYR